A part of Larkinella insperata genomic DNA contains:
- a CDS encoding RNA polymerase sigma factor: MTDEELLQKYRDPQSRNYAFNLLVRQYQQKIYWHIRKMVIDHDDADDLTQETFIKVWNSLENFRGDSQLYTWIYRIATNECLNFLNKKRRRFFLPIGDVEGELMEKLESNSDFVTTGAEPSGEEVQLKLQKALLKLPEKQRLVFNMKYFDDMKYEDISEITGTSVGALKASYHLAVKKIEEYLNAN; encoded by the coding sequence ATGACAGACGAGGAACTCCTGCAAAAATACCGTGATCCGCAAAGCCGGAATTATGCCTTTAACCTGCTGGTACGCCAATATCAGCAGAAAATCTACTGGCATATCCGAAAAATGGTTATCGACCATGATGACGCGGACGATCTGACGCAGGAAACGTTCATCAAAGTCTGGAATTCGCTGGAGAACTTCCGGGGTGACTCCCAGTTATACACCTGGATTTACCGGATTGCCACCAACGAGTGTCTGAACTTTTTGAATAAGAAGCGCCGACGGTTCTTCCTGCCCATTGGCGATGTGGAAGGCGAGTTGATGGAAAAGCTGGAAAGTAATTCGGACTTTGTTACCACAGGTGCGGAACCTTCCGGGGAGGAAGTTCAGTTGAAATTACAGAAGGCTTTGCTGAAGCTTCCTGAAAAACAACGCCTTGTCTTCAACATGAAGTATTTTGATGACATGAAATATGAAGATATTTCCGAAATTACCGGCACGTCGGTGGGGGCCTTAAAAGCATCGTATCACCTGGCTGTCAAAAAAATTGAAGAATATCTGAATGCAAATTAA
- a CDS encoding HD domain-containing protein yields the protein MNLPQAEAFILARLERELAPTLYYHGIHHTRDVADVALRLAQAENITDAPTLALLRTAALYHDCGFVTTYQGHEAEGCRYARQTLPEFGYSTQQIEQICGMILATQIPQSPQNLLEQILCDADLDYLGRPDFEPIAQTLFRELKARNLISDEPTWNRVQVDFLEGHRYWTPTANALRRENKQRQLDHLKEIVSHYPV from the coding sequence ATGAATTTACCCCAGGCCGAAGCATTTATACTAGCCAGACTGGAGCGGGAACTCGCGCCCACCCTGTATTATCACGGCATTCATCATACCCGGGATGTGGCAGATGTGGCGTTGCGGCTGGCGCAGGCCGAGAACATTACCGATGCTCCGACGCTGGCGCTACTCCGAACGGCTGCTTTGTATCACGATTGCGGTTTCGTTACGACCTACCAGGGGCATGAAGCGGAAGGTTGCCGCTACGCCCGCCAAACGCTGCCGGAATTTGGGTACTCAACCCAGCAGATTGAACAGATTTGCGGGATGATCCTGGCTACCCAAATCCCCCAAAGCCCGCAGAACCTGCTCGAACAAATTCTGTGTGATGCCGACCTGGACTACCTCGGCCGCCCGGATTTTGAACCGATTGCACAGACCCTTTTTAGGGAGTTGAAAGCCCGCAACCTGATCAGCGACGAACCCACCTGGAACCGGGTTCAGGTGGATTTTCTGGAGGGGCACCGCTACTGGACGCCAACCGCTAACGCCCTGCGAAGGGAAAACAAACAGCGGCAGTTAGATCACCTCAAAGAGATTGTCAGCCATTATCCGGTTTGA
- a CDS encoding cyclic nucleotide-binding domain-containing protein, with protein sequence MSPAQKFYRSIGVRQHEVRTVWLFFLHNFFLGIGTILAYVSANVILLENHPETSLPIAYVVSAIGMMLVGKLYTHYEHHLALRSLAVRVLWAVIALTFVLAVLVLVGHSVGAAIAIMVGYRLIYLLTSLEFWGVSAVVFDVRQSKRLFSVISSGDMPAKALGAILAALVHAHTDMFFLLLVAFGSFLAAIYMLRLTYRSHDIHTSHGSSRVRHSQSRIVEQLFGNSHLITLMCLSLVAVATVAASVEYAFFINVKYKIHATTSLLQYVSQVLALTYLVAMLVKVLLSRRALDRLGVRRSLQLLPQTAFAAVLVFAAVYLSDVSESTWLLYYCTLYLAFEVIRRSLFDPVFLVLFQPLSASQRLQGHTLVKGFYEPLGMALAGILLYAYHAYPQLNEWVPFVWMGLSTLVAFWLLRRTYRYYLDELKLALSRRFLETNELAAPDEVAKLILGNLKSSRVEEVINAIDWLKTHRPDKLAERSTRLLQHPDAPVRRFALETFTDLSLTPDASVLYQLATGDSEPAIREPASRLYCGSPKADAQKVTSLLHHADLTIRKGAILGGWENRPFAAQAAESLRALVESRQTVDRLAVLEIIRILQLQPYDTLVSDTLQSNDAELVKAAIRTAGVINHPGLTRKLVNLLADRMYWRSAAQGLSQMQQAALPLLEDALQNTTDSVLIRRIAGVCAKIRTPESHQLLTSLVRRPDLSVRTAAIKALSHFEFSGASPDVYHQVLQEELKLAQRLLHGSLHKNDKELLACLDYEMERLLQRVFFLLMQLYDRDVIASVRTGIDHASRERRANALEMLDNLIPRVVYQSLQAMVDEVPVAEKVRLMDAQLGLFQAEESLLTYILHQGETVFSAWTISVAMRRWTPRSLPNARLLGGYLHHSVQLLSESASGVLQVVQVEHPDWYQRLLVDYPTISVELMKSIEEEHISDFERVIVLKNTRLFANTPENILSTIAPIMKEVQFQEGQTIFEKGEIGTCMFVIYSGSVDIYDRKERLAQFERGDVFGELALLDTEPRSASAIAASEVLLFRIDHEDFYDLMEEREEVLRNMMRILCQRIRLQNERLQTLAVKPDNG encoded by the coding sequence ATGTCGCCAGCGCAAAAGTTCTACCGTTCGATTGGTGTTCGCCAGCACGAAGTCAGAACGGTCTGGTTGTTTTTTCTGCATAATTTCTTTCTCGGTATCGGAACAATTCTGGCGTACGTTTCGGCCAACGTCATTCTGCTTGAAAATCACCCCGAAACCAGTTTACCGATTGCCTACGTAGTCTCGGCCATTGGCATGATGCTGGTCGGGAAGCTTTACACCCACTACGAACACCACCTGGCGCTGCGGAGTCTGGCCGTTCGGGTGCTGTGGGCGGTGATTGCCCTGACGTTCGTGCTGGCCGTGCTGGTTTTGGTAGGTCATTCGGTGGGGGCGGCCATTGCCATTATGGTGGGCTACCGGTTAATCTACTTACTGACCAGTCTGGAGTTCTGGGGCGTGTCGGCGGTGGTGTTTGATGTTCGGCAGAGCAAGCGGCTTTTCAGCGTCATCAGTTCGGGAGATATGCCCGCCAAGGCGCTGGGGGCTATTCTGGCGGCTCTCGTGCACGCCCACACGGATATGTTTTTTCTGCTGCTGGTGGCCTTCGGGTCTTTTCTGGCGGCTATCTACATGCTGCGGCTGACGTACCGATCCCACGATATTCACACCTCGCACGGTTCGTCGCGGGTGCGGCACAGCCAGTCCCGCATCGTCGAGCAATTGTTTGGCAACAGCCACCTGATTACCCTGATGTGCCTGAGTCTGGTTGCCGTGGCCACGGTGGCCGCCAGCGTCGAATACGCGTTCTTCATCAACGTCAAATACAAGATTCACGCAACAACTTCGCTGCTTCAGTACGTCAGTCAGGTGTTGGCCCTGACGTATCTGGTGGCAATGCTGGTGAAAGTGCTGCTGTCCCGGCGGGCGCTGGATCGGCTGGGTGTTCGGCGTTCGTTGCAACTGTTGCCGCAGACGGCTTTCGCGGCCGTGCTGGTCTTTGCGGCTGTTTACCTTTCGGATGTAAGCGAATCGACCTGGTTGCTGTACTACTGCACGCTTTACCTGGCCTTCGAAGTGATTCGCCGTTCGCTGTTCGACCCGGTTTTTCTGGTTCTCTTCCAGCCGCTTAGCGCTTCGCAGCGGTTGCAGGGGCACACGTTGGTAAAGGGGTTTTATGAACCGCTGGGTATGGCCCTGGCGGGTATCCTGCTCTACGCTTATCATGCTTATCCGCAACTGAACGAATGGGTGCCGTTTGTCTGGATGGGGTTGAGTACGCTCGTTGCTTTCTGGCTACTTCGGCGGACGTACCGGTATTACCTGGATGAACTGAAATTGGCCCTGAGCCGGCGGTTTCTCGAAACAAATGAACTGGCGGCTCCCGACGAGGTTGCGAAACTGATTCTGGGCAATCTGAAAAGCTCCCGGGTGGAGGAAGTGATCAACGCCATTGACTGGTTAAAAACACACCGTCCGGATAAACTGGCGGAGCGGTCCACGAGGCTGCTCCAGCATCCCGATGCGCCGGTGCGCCGGTTTGCGCTGGAAACGTTCACGGACTTGTCCCTGACGCCCGATGCTTCCGTTCTATACCAATTAGCTACCGGTGATTCTGAACCGGCCATTCGCGAACCGGCCAGTCGGTTGTATTGCGGATCGCCCAAAGCGGATGCCCAAAAAGTGACAAGTTTGCTGCATCATGCCGATCTGACCATTCGGAAAGGGGCCATCCTGGGCGGTTGGGAAAACCGTCCGTTTGCGGCTCAGGCGGCCGAGAGTTTGCGCGCGCTGGTCGAATCGCGCCAAACCGTCGATCGGTTGGCGGTGTTGGAAATCATCCGGATTCTGCAACTGCAGCCGTACGATACACTGGTAAGCGACACCTTACAAAGTAACGATGCCGAATTGGTTAAAGCGGCTATTCGAACCGCGGGCGTCATAAATCATCCGGGCTTAACCCGTAAGCTGGTTAATCTGCTGGCCGACCGGATGTACTGGCGATCGGCGGCCCAGGGGTTGAGTCAAATGCAGCAGGCGGCCCTGCCTTTACTGGAAGACGCCCTGCAGAATACCACCGATTCGGTGCTGATTCGCCGGATTGCCGGGGTTTGCGCCAAAATCCGGACGCCGGAAAGCCACCAACTCCTGACGAGTCTGGTTAGACGCCCGGACTTGTCGGTCCGGACGGCGGCTATAAAAGCCCTCAGTCATTTTGAGTTTTCGGGCGCCAGCCCGGACGTTTACCACCAGGTTTTGCAGGAAGAATTGAAACTGGCGCAACGGTTGCTCCACGGTAGTCTGCACAAAAACGACAAGGAATTGCTGGCCTGTCTGGATTACGAGATGGAGCGGTTGCTGCAACGGGTGTTTTTTCTGTTGATGCAATTGTACGACCGCGATGTCATTGCCAGCGTCCGGACGGGCATTGATCACGCGTCGCGGGAGCGGAGGGCCAACGCCCTGGAAATGCTCGACAACCTCATTCCGCGGGTGGTGTATCAGTCGTTGCAGGCGATGGTCGATGAGGTTCCGGTCGCCGAAAAAGTCCGTCTGATGGATGCACAACTGGGGTTATTTCAGGCTGAAGAATCGTTGCTGACGTACATTTTACACCAGGGGGAGACGGTCTTTTCCGCCTGGACCATCAGCGTGGCCATGCGCCGGTGGACGCCCCGGTCGTTGCCCAACGCGCGGCTGCTGGGTGGGTATCTGCACCATTCGGTTCAGCTCCTGAGTGAAAGCGCCAGCGGGGTTTTGCAGGTGGTTCAGGTGGAACACCCCGACTGGTACCAGCGGCTGCTGGTCGATTATCCCACGATTTCTGTTGAACTTATGAAATCAATTGAAGAAGAGCACATTTCCGATTTTGAACGGGTTATCGTCCTGAAAAATACCCGATTGTTTGCCAATACGCCGGAAAACATCCTGAGTACGATTGCTCCCATCATGAAGGAAGTGCAGTTTCAGGAAGGGCAAACGATTTTTGAAAAAGGAGAAATAGGTACCTGTATGTTCGTGATTTATTCGGGCTCGGTTGATATTTACGACCGCAAGGAACGCCTGGCGCAGTTTGAACGGGGCGATGTGTTCGGCGAACTGGCTTTGCTGGATACCGAACCGCGGTCGGCTTCGGCAATTGCGGCCTCTGAGGTGCTGCTCTTCCGGATCGATCACGAAGATTTCTACGATCTGATGGAGGAGCGCGAGGAAGTGCTGCGGAATATGATGCGGATTTTATGCCAGCGCATCCGGCTTCAGAATGAGCGGCTACAGACCCTGGCGGTCAAACCGGATAATGGCTGA